AGAACGCCAAAGCCGCAAAACTAGCTTACGACGCTGCAAAAGAGGACATTAAATAAATTAATATAATAAAGGTGATTTCATGGTATCAATAGGAGCAGCAGTTAAAGAACCGGGCAGTACCCGTCAAAATAAAACAGGTAGCTGGAGAACATTTAAACCCATTCTTGACAAGGAAAAGTGCATAAAATGCGTAAACTGCATAATGTTCTGTCCTGAAGGATGTGTAAACAAGGATTATGACATTGACTACGATTTCTGTAAAGGATGCGGCATATGCGCAGAAGAATGTCCTGTAAAAGCAATAAAAATGGAGAGAGAATAAAATGGTTATTAAAGTGATGTCTGCAAACCAAGCTATTGCAGAAGCAGTCAAACTTGCAAATCCAAAGGTTATTCCAGTTTATCCCATAACACCCCAGACAACCATATCCGAATACCTTGCAAAATATGTTGCTGACGGAGAAATAGATGCAGAGTATATCAGAGTAGAATCAGAGCACAGTGCAATAAGTGCTAGTTTAGGTGCTTCTGGTACTGGTGTAAGAGTATTCACAGCAACATCATCACAGGGACTAGCTTTGATGCATGAAATAATCTTTGCTGCTGCAGGTTTAAGATTACCTGTGGTTATGGCTGATGCCAACAGAGCATTATCTGCCCCATTAAGTATTTGGAATGATCAGCAGGATTCAATATCAGAAAGGGATTCAGGCTGGATGCAAATATATGCAGAAAACGGTCAGGAAGCACTTGATTCTATATTGATGGCCTACCGGATTTCAGAAGATAAAAATGTTCTTCTTCCAAGTATGGTATGTATTGATGGTTTTATTTTAACACACACAGTTGATCCTGTTGATGTACCTGAAAAAGAGAAGGTAGAGAAGTTTTTACCCTCATATAAACCAGATCATGCTTATCTTGATACAAAAAGACCAATGTCAATTGGTACATTCACAGACCCTGGCTATTATATGGACGCACGCCACGATATGGAACTAGCAATGGAAAGCGCTCAAAAAATCATAGCCAAAGCTCACACAGAATTTTCAGAGATTTTCGGAAGGGATTACGACTTTGTTGAAAAGTACAGATCCGAAGATGCCGACCTAATAATTGTTGCAATGGGATCCATATGCAGTACAATTAAGGATGTTGTGGATGAGCTTAGAGATGCTGGAGAAAAAATTGGACTGGTACGTGTAAGGGTTTTCAGACCATTCCCAACCAACCAGATATATGAAGCAATTAAGGGTGCTTCAAAAATCGGTGTAATCGATAAAAATATCTCCTTCAGCGTAGGTGGAGTACTAACTACCGAAATCAGATCAAAAACAGGTTTAGATGCCTCTGGATTCATAGTGGGTCTAGGAGGAAGGGA
This sequence is a window from Methanobacterium sp. SMA-27. Protein-coding genes within it:
- the porD gene encoding pyruvate synthase subunit PorD — translated: MVSIGAAVKEPGSTRQNKTGSWRTFKPILDKEKCIKCVNCIMFCPEGCVNKDYDIDYDFCKGCGICAEECPVKAIKMERE
- the porA gene encoding pyruvate synthase subunit PorA, with product MVIKVMSANQAIAEAVKLANPKVIPVYPITPQTTISEYLAKYVADGEIDAEYIRVESEHSAISASLGASGTGVRVFTATSSQGLALMHEIIFAAAGLRLPVVMADANRALSAPLSIWNDQQDSISERDSGWMQIYAENGQEALDSILMAYRISEDKNVLLPSMVCIDGFILTHTVDPVDVPEKEKVEKFLPSYKPDHAYLDTKRPMSIGTFTDPGYYMDARHDMELAMESAQKIIAKAHTEFSEIFGRDYDFVEKYRSEDADLIIVAMGSICSTIKDVVDELRDAGEKIGLVRVRVFRPFPTNQIYEAIKGASKIGVIDKNISFSVGGVLTTEIRSKTGLDASGFIVGLGGRDIKPSDIMEIIEKTKNPTKHTQWIGLNKEEL